The Polyangium aurulentum genomic interval GCTCACGGCCGCGAGCGTAGTCCGACCGGCCGCGTCCGTCATCCCGGGCCGCGCGCGGCCCTCGTCGTGCTAGGGGGCGACGCGTGCTGTTCGGCCGACAGATCCTCATCGCGCCCGATCCGCTGGCGATCGCCGACCTCTTCCACGCCGAGGGGGCGCCCGGGCTCGCCCTGCTGCACGCCGCGGACCGAACCCCTGGCCCCTTCGGACGGTTCTCCTTCGTCGCCTGCGATCCCGACCGCGTGAGCCGGCGGCTCGATCCGCTCGAGGACGATGCCGAGTTTCTGCCTGGCGGCGAGCGGGGGTTCTGGGGGGGTGTGCCCCGGTGGATCGGCGTCGTGCCCTACGAGGCGCGCCGCGCGCTCGAGCGGCCCGGCTGGGTGCGTCCAGACGAGCGGGCGCCGGCGCTCGTGCAGGAGCCGATGTGGCTGCGCTATCCGGCGGTGGTCGCGGTGGATCACGGGACGGGGCACGTCTTCGCGGTGGGCACGGACCTCGCGCGGGTCGAGGCGCTGGCCTCGCGGCTGCGGGGTGCGCGGCTCGGGGCGGGGGGGGCGGGGCCGTTCGGGTTCGAGGCGTGGGATGGCGAGCCGCCGGAGGGGCACCTCGAGCGCGTGGCTCGGGCGAAGGAGCTCATCATGCGGGGCGAGCTGTACCAGGTGAACCTGGCGCGTCGGATCGCGGTTGCGCTTCGCCGGGGTCGCCCGCTCGACTTGCACCGCCGCCTGAGCGCCGCCGCCCCGTCGCCCTTCGCCGCCTGCCTGCACCTCGGCGACGATCTCGCCGTCGTCTCGACCTCCCCCGAGCTGCTCCTGCTCGCCGAGCCAGAAGTATTGTCCTTTCGAGGGGATACTGAATTGGATCTCAGGTGGCCTCTCGGAGAGGGCCAAAAAGGCGGGGGTGAAGGGGGTGGGGATGGGGAGGAAACCCGAGTCGATCCGGTACGTTTCGGCCGCCTGTTCACCTGTCCTATCAAGGGGACGCGGCCGCGCGGAAAAGACGCCGTGGAGGACGCGGATCTGGTTCGTCAGCTCGACGAGGATCCCAAGGAAAACGCGGAGCTGACGATGATCATCGATGTGGAGCGTCATGATCTCGGGCGCGTCGCGGCCACCGGATCGGTCCGGGTCCTTCACGGGCCCGGTGTGGTCACGCACAGAACCGTCCACCATCGCGAGGCGCTGCTGGTCGCCTCGGCTCGGCCGGGGGCCACGCGCGCGGACGTGCTCGCCTCCATGCTCCCGAGCGGCAGCGTCACGGGCGCGCCCAAGGTCCGCGCCATGGAGGTCATCGCCGCCCTCGAGGCGCACCGCCGCGGGCTCTACACGGGCGGCTTCGGCCATGTCGCCCACGATGGCGGGGTCACCCTGGCCATGGCCATCCGGACGGTCGTCCTGCGCGGCGAGGAGGGCGAGTACTTCACGGGCGGCGGCATCGTCGCCGACTCCGACCCGGCCCGCGAGCTCGAGGAGACGCGCTGGAAGGCGCTCCAGCTCGAGAGGGCAGCCGGTTCACTGGGGTAGCGCCCGCCCGGGCAGGGCCCTGCCCGTGTAGGCACATGTGGTGGTGAAAAGTTGTCGCCTCTGCGGAGCGCGCGCTAAAGATGGCGCCGCACGATGGGCGTCGAAGAGCATGTTCGGAACCTGGTGGTAGCGGCCCTAACCGATCTCGCGGGCAGCGGCGTGCTGCCATCGGAGGTCGCTGGGGCTGCGTTCTCGGTCGAGCGCCCCAAGCGCCCCGAGCACGGCGATCTGGCGACCAACGTCGCCCTCGCCGTCCAGAAGATCGCCAAGAAGCCCCCGCGCGAGCTGGCCACGCTCCTCTCCGAGCGCCTGTCGCGCGAGCCGGACGTCAAGGGCGTCGAGATCGCAGGGCCCGGCTTTCTGAACCTGCGCCTCTCTGCGGGGCCCTATCACCGCGTGCTCGGGGAGGTGCTCGGCGCGGGGCCTGCCTACGGGCGAGGGCCGGCGGCGCTCGGGGAGCGGATCCTCGTCGAGTTCGTCAGCGCAAACCCGACGGGGCCGCTGCTCATCTCGCACGGGCGAGGGGCGATCCTCGGCGACGCGGTGGCCACGCTGCTCGAGGCGGCGGGGCATCGGGTCACGCGCGAGTATTACGTCAACGACTTCGGCAACCAGGTGCGGCTGCTGTCCGAGAGCGTGCGCGCCATCATCGAGGGCAAACCGACCCCCGAGGGCGGCTACGGCGGCGACTACGTTCGCGAGCTGGCCGAGTTCATCCAGAAGCACGACGCCGCGGCGCTCTCGGACCCGGATCCGGGGCGGCTCGCGCGCGCTTGCATCACGCGCATGATCGACGGCGTGCCCGGATCGAAGGCGCTGCCCGGCATCAAGCGCACGCTCGCCGACATCGGCATCCGGCACGACGTGTGGACCAGCGAGGAGGGCCTGCACCGCTGGGGCAAGGTCGGCGCCGCGCTCGACGAGCTCGATCGCCGCGGCTACCTCGAGTCGCGCGAGGGCGCGCTCTTCTTCAAGAGCACCGAGGAGGGCGACGACAAGGACCGCGTCGTCAAGAAGACCGACGGCGCCTTCACGTACTTCGCGAGCGACATCGCCTATCACGCGGACAAGATCGGCCGCGGCTACGACCGGCTGATCAACGTCCTCGGCGCCGACCATCACGGCTACACCGCGCGCGTCCGAGGCGCGCTCGCGGCCCTCGGCTTGCCGAAGGAGCGCTTCGAGGTGCTGCTCTACCAGCTCGTGAACCTGCTGCGCGACGGCAAGCCCTACAAGATGGGCAAGCGGCTCGGCAACCTCGTCACCATCGAGGAGATCGTCGAGGAGATCGACGAGGCCGCGGGCCGCAAGGGCGCCGGCGCGGATGCGCTGCGCTACTTCTACCTCGCGCGCGGCAGCGGGACGACGATCGACCTCGACATCGAGCTGGCGAAGAAGGCGTCGGTCGAGAACCCGGTCTTCTACATCCAGTACGGCTACGCGCGCCTGTGCTCCATTCAGCGCCGCGCAAATGAAAAATTCGGCCTCGGGACGCCGCGCTTCTCGCCCGCGCTCGCCGCGAAGCTCGAGCACCCCGACGAGATCGCGATGCTCGGCCGCCTCGGGCGCTTCCCGGCCGTGGTCAGCGAGGCCGCGGCGCTGC includes:
- a CDS encoding chorismate-binding protein yields the protein MLFGRQILIAPDPLAIADLFHAEGAPGLALLHAADRTPGPFGRFSFVACDPDRVSRRLDPLEDDAEFLPGGERGFWGGVPRWIGVVPYEARRALERPGWVRPDERAPALVQEPMWLRYPAVVAVDHGTGHVFAVGTDLARVEALASRLRGARLGAGGAGPFGFEAWDGEPPEGHLERVARAKELIMRGELYQVNLARRIAVALRRGRPLDLHRRLSAAAPSPFAACLHLGDDLAVVSTSPELLLLAEPEVLSFRGDTELDLRWPLGEGQKGGGEGGGDGEETRVDPVRFGRLFTCPIKGTRPRGKDAVEDADLVRQLDEDPKENAELTMIIDVERHDLGRVAATGSVRVLHGPGVVTHRTVHHREALLVASARPGATRADVLASMLPSGSVTGAPKVRAMEVIAALEAHRRGLYTGGFGHVAHDGGVTLAMAIRTVVLRGEEGEYFTGGGIVADSDPARELEETRWKALQLERAAGSLG
- the argS gene encoding arginine--tRNA ligase — encoded protein: MGVEEHVRNLVVAALTDLAGSGVLPSEVAGAAFSVERPKRPEHGDLATNVALAVQKIAKKPPRELATLLSERLSREPDVKGVEIAGPGFLNLRLSAGPYHRVLGEVLGAGPAYGRGPAALGERILVEFVSANPTGPLLISHGRGAILGDAVATLLEAAGHRVTREYYVNDFGNQVRLLSESVRAIIEGKPTPEGGYGGDYVRELAEFIQKHDAAALSDPDPGRLARACITRMIDGVPGSKALPGIKRTLADIGIRHDVWTSEEGLHRWGKVGAALDELDRRGYLESREGALFFKSTEEGDDKDRVVKKTDGAFTYFASDIAYHADKIGRGYDRLINVLGADHHGYTARVRGALAALGLPKERFEVLLYQLVNLLRDGKPYKMGKRLGNLVTIEEIVEEIDEAAGRKGAGADALRYFYLARGSGTTIDLDIELAKKASVENPVFYIQYGYARLCSIQRRANEKFGLGTPRFSPALAAKLEHPDEIAMLGRLGRFPAVVSEAAALREPHRILFYLQELSQEFQSYFTRLKKDGDTILPLDAQTAEAGWEATWDRDKSRARLLWIEAIRTVYGAGLKLAGITALERMHKLEGAAAAAESEEEAEAT